The following DNA comes from Nicotiana sylvestris chromosome 10, ASM39365v2, whole genome shotgun sequence.
cacatacatttttaattcttttggagcgattatcgcgtaaaacaaaaatcacgtgctcacacatacCTACTACGACTTCCGGAACTCcattctgaccctgatatcaaaatctcactaccgaaccggaaacttcaaaacataatccgaacacacccctaagcccaaaattaccCAACAGAGCTAATAGAACCAATGAAATTctattccgaggctgtcttcaccCTATTCTGACTATAGtctaaattctaaagcttaaactctcatttaggaactaagtgtcccaaaacactccgaaattcAAAACGAACCTTCCCGACAATTTACAATAGCAgaaaacaaacacggggaatgtATTTTATAGGGGATCggagcgttaattcttaaaatgaccggctgggtcgttacaccttctcgcccaccataaatgataaatcatgcTCCTtttgatccgcgtaactcttctgtctggactgtgctATGCGGagtcgctcctgaatcaactttaccttttccaaggcatccttcaccaaatcagtaccatataacttagcctcatcGGGCTTAAACCATCCAATGGGAGAACGACattgccgaccatataaagcctcaaatggatccatctcgatgctggactaataactgttgttgtaagcaaactcgaccaaaggcaagaattgatcccactgCCCTCTAAAGTCAATCACACACGTTCTGAGCGTGTCCTCCTAGATCTGAACTATCCTCTCTGACTGCccatcggtctgtggatgaaagGTTGTGTTGAGCTCTACCCGGGTGCCCAACTCACTATGTACTGCTTTCCAGaaatgcgaagtaaactgagggcctctgtctgatatgatggaaacatgacaccatgcaaccgaactatctcctgAATATAAATTTGGGCTAACCTCTCTAAAATATATGTGTTCACaaccggaatgaagtgtgccgatTTGGTTAACCTGTCGATAATTACCCAAATTGCATCAAACTTCTGCAAGGTCCGcgacaacccaactacgaagtctatAGTAATGTGCTTCCATTTCTACTCATGTATAGTTATCTGCTGGAGTAGGCCACCTAgactctggtgctcatacttaacctgctagcAATTTTAGACACCTCGcaacatactcaactatgtccttcttcatctgcCACCACCAATAATGGTGTCTCAGGtcgcgatacatcttcgtagcacctgaaTAAATAAAATACCGAGAACTGTGCGCCTCCTCTAGAATTCGCTCCCtcaagccatcgacattaggaacacataggtgaccctggagtcgcagaacaccatcctcaccgatagtaacctccttggcaccaccctgtAGTATCATCTCTCTGAGAAAAAACAAGtgtggatcatcaaactgtcgggCCTTGATCTCCTCTAATTCAACGACGCATGAAAGAACTCGGCTTGGCTCTAAAATATACAACCTCACAAGTTTTTTATCCatggactgaatgtccaaagctagtgctctctcctctgctgaaatgaatgccaagctacccatactctccgcCTTTCTGCTCAAGGTATCCACAACTACATTTACCTTTcacggatgataaagaatggtaatatcataatccttcagtaactcaagctacctgcgctgcctcaaattgagatcccatTGCTTAAACAAATGCTccaagctgcgatgatcagtgtaaacctcatagGACACCCCGTAAAGATAATGCCTctagatcttaagagcatgaacaattgaggctaactccaaatcatgcacatggtaatttttctcatggggcttcaactgacgtgaagcatatgcaataactcgcccctcctgcatcaatacagaACCCAAACCAACgtgtgaagcatcgcaatacaccgtACACATCACCGAACCAGAAGGCAACACTAGGGCtggtgccatagtcaaagctgtcttgagcttctgaaagctcagcTCACAATCATTTGACCaacggaatggagcacccttctgggtcaatctagtcaaagatGCTATAATGGATGAGAAACCCTCCAAAAACCAatgataataacctgctaacctcAAGAAGTCCTGATCTCAGTCGCTGTGGTAGGAcgaggccaactctgcactgcctcgatcttcttaggatccaccttaataccctcgcttGATACAACATGCCCTAAGAATGCTACAGAATCTAGCCAAAAcccacacttggagaacttagcatatagcttctgttcccgcaaggtctgaagcacaactctcaaatgctgctcttGATCCTCTATGCTACGTGAGtagatcaagatgtcatcaatgaagacaatgaaaaACAAATCAGTGTACGACCTGAATACCCTGTTCATCAGATCCATAAATGTCATCGGGGCATTAGTCAAACCGAATGACATTActaaaaactcataatggccatatctagtccagaaagcagtcttcggaacatccaaatcccaaatcttcaactgatggtactcCAATCTCAAAtcgatcttggagaacacccttgaACCCTATGATTGGTCAAGAAAATTATAAATCTGCGacaatgggtacttgttcttgatggtaactttgttcaactagcagtaatcaatgtacatccgcatagtcccatgtttcttctttacaaataacaTTGGTGCACCCCAGGGCGATACACTCagcctaacaaacccctttgctagcaactcctcaagttgttccttcaactccttcaactctttcggagccatacggtTTGATAGGATAGATATATGCTGGGTACCTAGAgacaaatcaatgcagaaattgATATCACGGTCTGGtggcatgcttggaagatcagaATGAAATACATTGGAGAACTCCAAGACTACGAGCACTAAATCAATCACCGGAGTCTTAGCAGTAatatcccgaacataagctagataagccaaataaCCCTCTCGACCATGTGTTGATCCTTCACAAAAGAGATGATCCAACTAGGTGTGCTGATAGACAAACCCTTCACCCAAATCTAGGCCATTCTGGCATTGCCAAGGTAACattcttggcatggcaatcaaggataaCATGATATGAAgaaaaccagtccatgcctaggatgacctcaaagtcagtcatatcaagcagtaaaagaTCCGCTCTAGTCTCATAACTACAGAATGTAATAATGCAAGACCGATATACTTGATCCACAACAACAAAATCGCCCACCGGAGTGGATACATAAacaggagtacccaaggactcatgAGGAAcatccaggaaatgagcaaatagagatgacacatatgaataggtagaacCTGGATTAAATAATACCAAAGCATCCCTACCGCCGATAGAAATAATGCCTGTGATCATGGCATCTGAGGCCActgcatctggtctggctgggaaagcataaaaTCTAGCTGGAACGCCACCtaactggcctccacctctaggatggcccctaccactTGCCCACCACCTCTGGGCGGTCGGACGGCTGGTGCGGTTACTAGAGCTGTAATCATAGGCTGAGAACCCTGTTGCACTACCTTGCCCCGAAGCCTGGGGCAGAACCTCCGCATATGGCTGAAATCCCCACACTTGAAACAACCTCTCAGTATGGTATACTGCTGACCTGAagtctgaccctgatggcctgaatacccactagaGGAACCCTGAATAAATGAGGGCGGTAGGAACTCACTGGCATGGCACTGAAATAAGGTCACACTCAAGCACCTCGAGGAGGTGGCTGTGCTGGATATGTGGGCCTGGATGGCTGACCTCTCCTAAACTGACCTCTGCCCCCATACGGGGCACCAGTGAACCCTTCAAAATAACGAAACCGCTTGTCCCCCAACATCTGCTCTCGGCTCCGCTGACGGAcaccctcaatcctccgagctATCACCATAACTAGCTCGTATGAAGTCTTTATctcaacctctcgggccatgATGGCTTGGATACTAGAGTACAACCCTGTAACAAGCCTTTGTACTCTCTCTGCATCAGTGGGAAGTATCATAAGTTCATGGCAagacaactcagagaatctcgcctcatagtcggtcactgGCATCTGACCCTGCTAGAGCTGCTCGAACTAAAACCGTAACTCTTTCCTCTAAGAGAGTGGTATATACCTATCCAACAAAAGGCATGTAAACTGATCCCTAGTAATAGAAGGAGAACCTGCTGCTCCACCGAGAAGATAAGACTTCCACCACCTACGGGCCCTACCCTCCAGCTAAAAAGTAGTGAAATCCACCCTGTGGGACTCTATTATACTCATGTTGTGTAGTCTGTCCCTGCACCGATTAATGAAGTCCTAGGGATCCTCATGTCACTCACCTCCAAAGATAGGAGGGTGTAGTCTAGTCCATCTTTCCAATAGATTCTGCAGCTCACCGGGGGCAGCTGGTTTGGGCTCAGGTATGGTTGCTGCCACTGGTTAGGCTCCGCCCATGGGTAGTGTGCCCGGGGTCTGATATACAACAGCTGCATGCCCAAGAGCCTGAGTAGTAGGGGTATGTTCTCCCCCTCCCGCCTGAGATGTGGTTGGGcttgctggaaataaaccagcctaagTCATAGTGTCCGTGAACCATAGCATACGGCTCATGACCTCCTGGAAGCCCAGTGCTGACATGAAATCTACTGGGGCTGGCGCTGCTGCaagcacctcgccctgctcctcaataatgGGAGCTTCTACTGGATCCACTGGTGGTATAGCTAGAGCAACTATAGGACGTCCTCATCCCCTACCTCAGACCGGTGCCCTCCCCCAGCCTCTGCCTTGGCTTCTAGCAATAGGGGGAGCAACTCTTCCTAGGTCTACAACATTTGTTGTGTGCATTCTCACCATTTATGAGAGAATACGAGAAAGATATTTAGTATAACATCAACTATACGATAGTAGATGaagaaagagtagtttcctaacaccctatagcctctcgagaTAAGTACGGATGTCTAtgcaccgatccgcaagactctattaggcatGCTCATATATAACTtatgagacctacgtgaacctagtgctcttaTACCATATTGTCACGATATAATTTCTCCTATAggacgtgatggcgcctaacgttaccactaggcaagccaacaatgaaCTAACCACATGATTGTTtcttttaacattttataaatAGCTGATTTTTAATTGATGTATAAATAGAAAGTAAAAATTTaataatgtgacgacccgaccagtcgtctcatgagttaccactccatttcccctatttctgcttcttattgccttgttcagttgtattttatgttatcgggttggttggttcggtatcagagaggttttggtaaggtttgagacacttagtctcttttgaggaagcttaagttagaaaagtcaaccagatttTGAATtaggtgttagagggctcggatgtgagttcatatggtttggatagctttgggaggtgatttgggacttaagagcatgatcagaatgagttttggaggttcagagtagatttaggcttgaattggcaaagttgaaatttaggcattttccggttgataagtgagattttgatataggggtcgaaatggaattctgggagttgtaGTATGTCCGTTAttccatttgggatgtgtgtgcaaaattttaggtcattcggacgtggtttgatagactttttgatcaagagcgtaattcggaagattttggaaacttaggcttgaatccgatgtattttggttgattcaatgttgtttgaggtgttttgaagattggtataagtttggatgctGGTATATGaggtgtttgtgcttttggttgaggtctcggggtccttggggtgatttcggatggttggcggaaagaatggaaattggaaaTGGCAGCCGAAGTTGTAGTTTGTTGCTAACCGCAGGTGCGGGCTCGCAGATGTGAAAAAGGAGCCACAGATATGGCCAAGTAGTAGGCTAGCTGAAACTGCAGAAGCAATCGAGGAGGCACACCTGCGATGGTGCAGGTAAGATATTTTAACCGTAGATGCGGAAAATGGTCAACAAGTGGAAATCGCAGATGCGGTGGTcaagaccacagaagcggtaaaaggcccgcaggtgcggaatccctgggacAGAAAGTATAAAATGATTCCTTTgcgatttttgagttattcttcatcatttttcatacgggtttgagcttgagggagcCATTTGAAGAAGAATTTCAAGCggatttcattgaggtaaggattttggaatttaaactcgtttctatggtgttatttcacggattaggcttgtaatttatggaaattaagggttaaaatttggaaaactagggcttggtgtTGGAGGCTTTTGAGTGAGGATTTGAGTGGCCATTTATGGTcgaattttgggacttttgatatgtatgaacttgtcgggatataaggaatctattgatgtaaaatttatcgaattccgagatgtgggcccggggttgggttttggttaatttcgggtttatgttgtaaattgattattttcgcatgggcttcgttccattagcatattttgacgtcgtgattctgatttttgatagattcgacgcgagttgaggccaattcgagaggcaaaggcatcgcgggctagagttggaccggattgaggtgagtaatgattttaaatgttgtcctgagggtataaaaccctgaaTTACACATCcctgtgctatattaaggtgaagcacacgctagatgacgagcgtgggatcgtgcaccgTAGGGGATCGCAACTTAGTCCATCCTGGATGACTGCTGTActatgtatttgattgaaatgtttgctatcatcatattttgggctgaatgccatatttggacctCGTGCCAATTATTTCGGACCCATAgtggatttttactgctattttctcactactttgattttatatctatactcagtcatgctatattctactgttttcataactcaccCATGTTTagtctgttttaacacttaaacgatatttttgggctgagcatcatgttatACTGTGCATGAGTGGCCTTTCGAGATTTCTGACTGAGCAAggttgagggcctatgttgtgaggttattgagctaattcatgattatgaggacgagggcctgagttgtacgccacgaggtggcttgttatgaggcctagagcctattgattatgtctcgagatggcttgatatatcATTTAGATCGTAAGGGGCCACTCCCGGAGTCTGTGCACCCCTAGTGAgcatgggtacccattgtgatatgagatatagctcgaagggctggtgttgttccatgttattgcccgaggggctgattctattggcATTGTGCTCAAGGGGCGGATTATATGTGTTTTTCTGTTCAAGCTATTTTTCATTTAATTGTGTAActattaaaaaggtattttaaagaagcttattctgaactaagaTGTCTTTAAATGTTTTCACTGTCTCATTGATTGTTATTGGgtttatactgcttctttatagcatgttgatgtgcttttacgtgatttcttatcgctcagtcttcatttattgttattacgcactgagttggagtactcactttactccctgcaccctgtgtgcagatttaggcgcttcaggtcctgctagcgagtgttgatttttTCCAGATCCGGCggttcggagattcactaggtagctgctcggcattcACAGCCTAGTGCTTCTGCCCCTATCTTTCTCATGTTTTAGTTTTGTAATACACTATGTAGATTCTTCCTGTTTTTTAATCGGTTAGtatatgctcatgactggtgacactccgatgtcgggcAGTGTTGGTTTTTCCGCAAATTATACTATTTCACTGCTTATTTAGGATTaaattatgttaaagacttaaattgtaaccttttaattgcttaaaatgaattggttGTTGTGTTGGCTTTCTctatcttcacgagaggtgccatcacgaccgggtctgggtttagggtcatgacaagttggtatcagagcttaggttacataggtctcatgagtcatgagcaggtttagtagagtcccgcgtatcggtatggagacgtctgtatttatcctcgagtggttgcagaacctttaagaaaaacttcatattcttgaaattcttttcGTTCGAATCTGTTGactcgagtactaaacttttgttattctattctttaccagatggtgaggacacgcactaccggACAGGATGGACAACTACcaataccaccagttgtggccactaaaGGTCGAGGATGTGGTCGAGGCCGTGGTTGTGGCAGAGGTGTAGCTCGCACAGCtgctagggcaacacctgcagatcTACCAATCGCCCCAAtttaggatcaggtcctagttgtggacactccagcagcaccagctcacgcaccaactgtgcccattgtgattccgggttttcaggaggccttggctcggattctatcagtatgcactggcctagctcaggcggtcttagttactacagctgcaactacttctcaggccgagggaggcactcagactcctgccgctcgcACACCAGAGCAGGTCATGCAGAGActttagacaccgggggcacatccagcccagtcggttgcagctgttcaggactatgtagctcatgccatgctagaggatgagcagcgcaggttggagaggttgggtagacttcagcctccgactttcagtggtgcagagggcgaggatgcccagggtatcttggacaagtgttagaggattttTCGCAcatcgggtattctggagaccagcatgCTCGCTTTCACTTCTTTTCAATTCTCTGGAGCTgacttcacttggtgggaggcttatgagaggcgtaggcctgttggtgcagcaccccttacctggcagcaacTCTCCGTTATCTttttagagaagtatgtgccgcagtctcacagagaggagctgcgtaggaaGTTCGAGTGGTTGcctcagggagagatgactgtgtcacagtatgagatgaggttcccAGAGTTAactcatcatgctatttggttagttctgacagatagagagagtattaggaggtttgttgatggcctcacatatcagcttcatattctcatgaccagggagagggtgtcaggtgctacttttgaggaggttattGACAtttctcgtgagattgagtcagttcatcgctaggagcgagttgagagggaggccaagaggccttgaggatctggtagttatagtggtgctccttcgcgAGGTCAGTTTCAGAACGGCAGAggctgtccattcaggcatgctcagccagctcgcccaggttatcgtggggcgtcatcgggtcatggctctcacagttctcatcagggccagtcatcacttagtgcccttccagctcagagtttgtcccgtgctccgtcagttcagggctcttctatgccagatGCATCTTCTAGTCATTGCGGTGCTAGAGGTTCCCTTCATTCCTcgtctccagcaccagggagttgctatgagtgtggagagatgggtcatatatggaggcagtgttcTCGTCATCTTGCGGGTTCGTCTCGAaaaaggagtcagccatcggcttcagcgctgGTTGATTTACCACCACCCACCTAGCTAGCTAGggatggaggtcagtcagctaggggtcgccccagagggggagtttgatcaggtggcggtcaggcccatttctatgcacttccagctagacccgatgctattgcttccgatgctATTATTATAGGTAGTGTCTCAGTCTACCGCAGaaatgcctctgtattatttgatcccggtttcacttgttcttatgtgtcatcatactttgctcgttatttggatatgccccatgagtctcttgtttcacttgttcatgtatctactccggtaggcgatactgttattgtagaccgtgtgtaccggtcatgtgtggtgactattaggggtttgaAGACTCGATTGGATCTTTTCTTGTTGTGTatagtggatttcgatgttattttaggcatggattggctatctccgtgtcgtctATTTTGGACCGTCATGCTAAAACAgttacattggctataccgggtgtgccacggattgagtggcgaggtttgactgattatgttcccagtagggtaatttcattcttgaagacccagcgtatggttgggaagggttgtctttcatatttagcctttgtgaggtaTGTCGGtacagagactcccagtattgattccgtaccagttgtgagggattttcccgatgtgtctCCTGCATGCCTGCTggacatgccaccggacagggatgttgattttggtattgatctggtgccgggcactcatcccatttctattctgtcatatcgtatggcaccagcggagttgaaggagttgaaggagcaactttaggagctccttgataagggattcattcggcctagtgtgtcgccttgggatGCGTCTAttttatttatgaagaagaaggatggcgcaatgaggatgtgcattgattacaagtagttgaacaaagtaacaattaagaacaagtatcatttgcctcgtatcaatgatttatttgaccagctttagggagtgaaagtgttctccaagattgatctctgttcaggtaatcaccagttgaagatcaggggctcggatattcttaagacaaacTTTAGGACCAGATACattcattatgagttccttgttatgtcttttgggctgaccaatgccctagcagcgttcatgcacttgatgaacaacgtatttcggccttatcttgattcgttcttgattgtcttcattgatgatattctggtgtactcacgtagtcAAGAGGAACatgctgagcatttgagagttgtgttgcagaggttgagggaggagaagctttatgcaaagttctccaaatatgagttctggctcagttcagtggctttcttggggcacatagtgtccaacgagggtattcaggttgatccgaagaagataaaggcggttcagagttggcccaaaccatccttaGCCACAGATATTCGcagctttcttagtttggcgggttattaccgccggtttgttcagggattttcttctattgcatcacccttgaccaagttaactcagaagggtgcttcatttgtatggtcggatgagtgtgagaagagctttcagaagctcaagacaaccttgaccacGGCTC
Coding sequences within:
- the LOC138879158 gene encoding uncharacterized protein is translated as MGSQFEAAQVNVVVDTLSRKAESMGSLAFISAEERALALDIQSMDKKLVRLYILEPSRVLSCVVELEEIKARQFDDPHLFFLREMILQGGAKEVTIGEDGVLRLQGHLCVPNVDGLRERILEEAHSSRYFIYSGATKMYRDLRHHYWWWQMKKDIVEYVARCLKLLAG
- the LOC138879159 gene encoding uncharacterized protein, yielding MPVTDYEARFSELSCHELMILPTDAERVQRLVTGLYSSIQAIMAREVEIKTSYELVMVIARRIEGVRQRSREQMLGDKRFRYFEGFTGAPYGGRGQFRRGQPSRPTYPAQPPPRGSDFRSAVYHTERLFQVWGFQPYAEVLPQASGQGSATGFSAYDYSSSNRTSRPTAQRWWASGRGHPRGGGQLGGVPARFYAFPARPDAVASDAMITGIISIGGRDALVLFNPGSTYSYVSSLFAHFLDVPHESLGTPVYVSTPVGDFVVVDQAWTGFLHIMLSLIAMPRMLPWQCQNGLDLGSTHGREGYLAYLAYVRDITAKTPVIDLVLVVLEFSNVFHSDLPSMPPDRDINFCIDLSLGTQHISILSNRMAPKELKELKEQLEELLAKGFVRLSVSPWGAPMLFGSRVFSKIDLRLEYHQLKIWDLDVPKTAFWTRYGHYEFLVMSFGLTNAPMTFMDLMNRVFRSYTDLFFIVFIDDILIYSRSIEDQEQHLRVVLQTLREQKLYAKFSKCGFWLDSVAFLGHVVSSEGIKVDPKKIEAVQTSLTRLTQKGAPFRWSNDCELSFQKLKTALTMAPALVLPSGSVMCTVYCDASHVGLGSVLMQEGRVIAYASRQLKPHEKNYHVHDLELASIVHALKI